The sequence below is a genomic window from Candidatus Zixiibacteriota bacterium.
TTTGGTGAGTCTCTCAATTGTTTGATGAAGATTCGCGATTTGGAGATCTATCGGGACCACATGCTCCATAAACATTGCCGCGATCCGATCTGTTGGCTTTATAAGCTCAACACCATACAGATCTTTCTTCGTGATCGCTGCGAAGATCGCACCACCACCAATCATGTCTTCTTTGAAGAAATGGCTCTTTAGTGCGTAAAATAGATAGTTTTGATGATCGCAAATCGATCGGATCGCCGCGAGACCCCGGCCAATGACAATCTTGTCAGGCGTTATGTTTATGCGCCCGACTGGAGCTCTCACACTAAAAAGTATGTCGCCGGGTTCCGCGATGCGACTTTGGACTGTGCAATATGTCTCATGCTTGGGGAAACGGACTCCGAAATTGGTGACACCCTGATGAAATGGCAGACCATTTCCATCGTTGTTGTAATAGATGGACTTGGGGCTTTGCCCCATCGTAACATCTGCAATCTCTCTTAACGGCTTCTTCTCCCACCCTTCCGGTACGCCGTTGATGATTTGGGTGTGTTCGTGGCCGGGGAAGCGGAGGTGGACGAACCATTCCTTGTATAGCAGCCGCGCCGACTGCTCCAGCAACTGAATCCGCCGCCGGTTGTTCTCGATCAGGTCGTCGTAGGCGGAGAGGATTTCAACGATCCGGGATTGAGTTGAACGATCGGGAATGGGCAGTCTGAATGAGGAAAGGATCTTTGCATTTGCGTTTGGCTGTGCAGCGCCGCCAACCTGAGACAATACAAATTGCTTATAAACGTCAGATTCAACGATCCGACCAACATATCCAGGGTCGGCAATTTGACGGTCAACGCGGATACGTACTAAGTAAGAGGCAAACACAGATTCAGGGTTATTGCGGATAAGTTTGGCATAGCCAACAGTCGCGCCAGTTCGAGCAATGACAATATCACCAGTTGCGAGCGAAAACTTGTTTCTTGCCTTTTCGTCAATCTCACAATATGGAACTGAATCCCAATCAATTTGGGAAGGAACAATGTCGGTAATGCGCAAGAAACGGGGGCCAACATGGTGTTCAGAAGCTGACGCAGTGTACCCGTACTGAACAAATTCCGCAATCTCGGCCAAACTCTTTGCAGAAGCCCTTGTCATATCCCTAGCTCCTCGAAGTTCTTCTTGATCGTCTCTGCCAGTTGCACGGCTTCGGCGTTCAGGTCCTCCAGTTCCACATGGATCTCGCGCAGGGCCTCCTCGAAGTCAAATTCCTCGTCCTCTTCTTCGGGAGCGACGCCGACATAGCGGCCAGGGGTGAGGCTCCAGTCGTTGG
It includes:
- a CDS encoding restriction endonuclease subunit S yields the protein MTRASAKSLAEIAEFVQYGYTASASEHHVGPRFLRITDIVPSQIDWDSVPYCEIDEKARNKFSLATGDIVIARTGATVGYAKLIRNNPESVFASYLVRIRVDRQIADPGYVGRIVESDVYKQFVLSQVGGAAQPNANAKILSSFRLPIPDRSTQSRIVEILSAYDDLIENNRRRIQLLEQSARLLYKEWFVHLRFPGHEHTQIINGVPEGWEKKPLREIADVTMGQSPKSIYYNNDGNGLPFHQGVTNFGVRFPKHETYCTVQSRIAEPGDILFSVRAPVGRINITPDKIVIGRGLAAIRSICDHQNYLFYALKSHFFKEDMIGGGAIFAAITKKDLYGVELIKPTDRIAAMFMEHVVPIDLQIANLHQTIERLTKARDLLLPKLMNGEVAV